The Raphanus sativus cultivar WK10039 chromosome 2, ASM80110v3, whole genome shotgun sequence DNA segment atggccgcccatacaaagcctcatatggtgacataccaatgcttgtatgaaagctattgttgtaagcaaactctaccaaaggcaagtgcttctcccaggtcTCTCCCCAGTCCAAAACACAGGCCCTTAGCATATCCTCCAATGTCTGAATCGTCCTCTCTGACTGGCCATCAGTCTGAGGATGATAAGCTGTGCTCATGTGCACTCTTGTGCCTAAGGCCTTCTGGAAAGCTTGCCAAAAGTAAGATGTGAACCTCGGATCTCTATCCGACACAATGCTTGCAGGCACACCATGAAACCTCactatttcattgatgtaaatctgcacaatctcatccacaccatcccccttcttgattgccaagaagtgagccgacttggttagcctatcgaccaccacccaaacagcatccttcttgtttctggtcgTAGGGAAGccagtcacaaaatccatggtgatgtgatcccacttccattctggaATGGGTAGGCTTTGGAGTAGTCCACTGGGTACTTGGTGCTCCGCCTTGACCAATTGGCAAATGGGACACCttgccacccactcggccacatcagtcttcatgcgcacccaatggtagtacctcttcaaatctctgtacatcttgttcagtccaggatgtactgagaacttagatctatgagcttgcctcataatctccTCCTTGAGTTCCTTGTTGTTAGGAACACTTATCCTCCCATTAACcaagatggtaccattgcttgtggtttggtactcagtcttgtcattgagAGCAACCTTTTGAAGGTTCTCATCCAGCTTCTGAGCTGCACAAATCCTGGTAAGGAGATCGGCCTGATCCACTGCCTCCAACCCCAATGGCTCATCAGCACTAGCCAGCGTGTTAAGGttgagtgaccggaccatcccttccaatatatcagcctccttctcagctgagacctcagcccttctccggctcaaagcatcagccactaagttggccttccctggatagtaagttatgtccagatcataatctgccacaaactccatccacctcctttgccttaagttcaactcaggctgagtgaagatatacttcagactcttatggtctgtaagtatctgaaccttggcaccataaagatatgatctccaaatcttcagggCAAACACCACAGCTGCCATCTCTAGGTCATGTGTGGGGTAattaccctcatgcttcctcaatTGCCTTGAGGCGTAtgcaatgaccttcccatgttgggtcagtacacatcctaatccagtaatggaggcgtctgtgtacaccacatatggttggtcctcctcaggcAGGACAAGGACTGGCGCACTAGTAAGCATGTCCTTAAGCGCAGAGAAGCTTCTCTCACACTCCTCAGACCAtacaaacttaacatcctttcctgtcaactgagtcataggctgtgccaagctagcaaagcccttcacaaacttcctgtagtagccggccagccctaagaagcttctgacttctgtggcattcttaggctgaggccatgcctttatggccactaccttctctggatcaacagacacaccttcacttgacacaatgtgtccaaggaagccaatgctcttttGCCAGAAActacacttgcttaacttagcaaagagctgctgctctctcaacCTTCCCAGCACAGCCCGGAGATGCCTCTCATGATCCTCCTTGCTCTTGGAGTATACAAGTATGTCAtctataaagatgattacaaattcatccaagaagtctcggaaggtaccattcatcatcttcatgaatgctgctggtgcattggtcagaccaaatggcataaccacaaactcatagtggccatacctggttctgaatgcagtcttctttatatcacttggttcaattgggatctgatgataccctgaagccaagtcaatcttggagaaccactttgctcccttaagctgatccaacagctcatctatccgaggcaatgggtacttGTTCTTGACAGTAACCCTATTGAGCCCTCGATAGTCAATACACAGcctaaagctaccatccttcttcttcacaaagaggactggtgctccccaaggcgacacactagggcgtatgaaacccttatccaacaactcctctagttgtttctttagctcggccatctcagcaggagccatgcggtagggactttttgacattggggccgtccctggttccagttctattatgaatgggtctgacctatcagggggaatgccctgtggagacctaaacacatcctcaaactcactgaccagcggaatcccgtccgggttaccacccccaacaacctccttagtggtgattgtggcaatataagcctcacaaccccgctcaagcatcctttccgcttggactgctgataccactaagcatccagaggttggacgaataccttggaacctgatcgggggtccacacccactctcaaacagcaccctcccccggtgacagtctaaggtggcccgattctttccaagccagtccatacccaagatcacctcatgattcttgagttggaccacaacaagatccacaggcattaccctgtcctggatcaccactgggatatccttcactcgtcctaatgagggcatcaattggcctccagccgcactcactaggccaggatcatcccctgtcccaatctggaacaaaccctttccgaccaaacatggactcacaaaactatgtgtagctccagtgtcgaaaagtacatgtgttttcacaccaccaatacttagggtccctacaggaaacccaatctaagcatctaatccattctaggttccataccatgcatttctaaaaatttaaagagaataagatcagatcattaccagtgatcgccatgAAAGGCTTGGCCTCATCAGTGTCCTTAGACAACTCATAGACCCTTGGTGCAGAAGTCTGGCCACGGCTTGGCTCCGGCTTGCTAACCTCAGACCTCATCCTGCCTGACCCAGCCTGAAGCTTAGGACAGTCCTTTCGGAAGTGTCCGGCCTTCCCACACTGGAAGCAAGTCCTAGAGTCACCACCAGCCGCTTGACCACGACTCTGATCTGGTCCAGGACAGTCCCGGACTGAgtggtccatcttgccacaccttgtgcacgctcccatagctctccagcactcaccaccatggcgccttccacacttttggcactccggccttccacctgaggtcttaccctcatcacttgaatctctcttcctcttccggtcaccagcaTGACCAGTACCACTTGCCTGACTCCTACTCTTGAGTCTGGCCTCttcagcaaggttagtctccagcattgccatacgttccaccaactcagagacagtacggaaggtacggactgagcagtaggtccggAGCTCGACCCTAAGGCCTCTTATGAACCTACGGACCTGAACtttctcatcctccaactccttacccacatacttcctgagccggttgaactcctcttcatactccctgactgacctacgcccttgggtcaaatccaagaacttggcctccaaacgatcccatgcttcagctgggaagtacttgtggttgaactcaacctcaaaatcagagaacttctcaatagaaccattggtgcgcttgtccacagacagccaccagttgtgtgcatctccctccaggaagtgcactgctatgtctctctggtactcctcagggcaccttgtagacttgaagttccgggccagcctgtccctccattcatccgcctccatagggtcagcacttccagcaaaatgctttgtccctaggcgagatatgtgctctagcaccttcaggtaatccaccttaccagatcttctagctggcggatcaagttcaatcacctcatcaactggtgcaacttgtccagcagctcctggtaccaccacctgaactggtggagcttgccccacggatgaattcaccaatggagtgatcacttgggtcatagccagcatctgactacccatgagCCTGATTGCATCAAGCACCTCTTTCATGCTAGGTTCCACCAGCTGGTTTCCTTGGTTAGCCCCACCATTGGCTGCACCAATGCCTCGGCCGCCCTGATCACCAGCATGTGAGGACTCTCCCTCAGCCTCCATGTCATCTTGTAGCTGCCttgcagcttcctcagcttGCTCTTGCAGCTGTCTAGCTAGTTCAGCTTGCTCCAGCTGCTGCCTAGTCTCTTCAGCCGCCTTTTGCTGCTGTTCCACTAGACCTCCATGAACCTCAGTCGGAATGATCCGAGCCAAAGGCAATCCAGTTGTACTGTCCACACCAATGCTTGGGTTAGGCAGCACCACACTTGGATTGGCTCCATCCGCGCCACCTTGGCCAGATGCTCCAGCTCCATCCTTAGTCCTCTTGGACTTGCTCCGACTCTTACCACCCTTAGGAGACAtcaaaacaacacacaagatcaatGTTAGTAACTCTTAACCAATGATCTATCAACCAGTtcctaaaacaaaaataaatcaagccctatactgtgagactcccgccggatgtgtgatgatcaaaccataacccccaagtcctagaatcaacctggctctgataccaacttgtaagacccgaacctggatcctaagacccaactgatccgcggtcttaacctaatcatctaagtgcaattggccggttaATGTCCCaatatttctaagtcattttcaagtgatctgaggttcatattcaACTtataagcaatgcggaagctaagataaacattcattttattaatataaaccatgtgatccatacaatgtagtaatatcaatcagtttgcacaataggctatcataagttcaatactatctaaacacacatcacacatccatcctaagcttgagtcttcacagctccttggctttcccacgatcctgaccagatcctgcaatcatataaaacccatcaaatacacaatcaaaccgatatcctagcaacaagtctagcaatgcatggttaagtcccttagaactagtttctgtcccaaaccttgacccactcggataggtctctaaaaattatgcaaacaccatgataaatcatgataattcacaactaagagaatggtcaagtcagaatccacagaacaggtccggatcataccgatctcaccctagacccgcccccatggccataacttaccatctctaaatcagtgatataaaattatcctttcatcatgataattcatgaaaaatcccaattaagagatatatgaagtcagaatccccaaacctcaaccggaagtaggagatccaaccttacatgcccaaccaaggccatggagagatttcacTGAACACTCCATGCCCTGAGGGTCCGaccatgagtttaaacccacggacaacatcaatatatgtaataaaagagatagaatggaagagaagggagaacggatgcaaccaacatcacttggtccatgcggaccatccatccggacacacggatcatggcgatggtaagtggttagcatcactaaccttaggagtggccgatgatgggttctgatccttcccactagccttctcggttcctcttgtatccatcttcacacggttccttcccacaactcttccttggtcgccggtcaagaacaattcaccaccacactcacacggccaacaagtaaaaccgccggtctctttctctcttggattctctggcaattttggcagagtttccccacTTTGTCTGATGATGaatatcgatgcccaaggtctatatttatagacaaaggcGTGGGTAACTGTTTTTGGGCGAATGGGCGCGAGTGAATGGCCGAATGGGCACATGTGGGAATCACCGCATCCCTTCGGCCCAACCGCTcctcaactgcctctcaactgctcccatGCATCGATCTTCACCCTCTGGCacattgccaagtgcctggctgcaccaccaaacacccctggtcccatccggaccgcaccacatcccaccggaccataaccgctcatggtccggtcacaccatctcaactcctaacactcctccaagctgagatgagctgaccactactgtcaccagctgagtgagctagcactccagctactggagctgaccagaactcttgtgagctactgtgagctccctcacacttcttcttagctgcccgagcttgtttcacactccgaccagctgtctaaacccttgtccagcttccataagcttgaaccttcctcgccttggttaagtctcagcCTCTGATACCCTTAACCAACTTCCCCGGACCATGATACACTTTGCCATAGGTCActtgacctgatttggtgcatctccttgcaccatggtccatccggccgatcctatctaggatcggggacatgacagaTTAACTCTTTGATTAACTACTAACTAAATTGAAAAATACTTATACATGTATTCCAAGAAGATGATGGAGTTGGATGCATTGGAATATCTTTTAGTATTTTTCACTTTAAGGTTATGATTGTTAAGTGATATTCCAATCACATATTTTAAGTGATACATGTATAAGTATTTTTCACTTTAAGGTTATGATTGTTAAGTGATATTCCAAAGATAGTCTCTAAAAGATAGTCTCTATCTTTAAACTAAAAGATAGTCTTTGGTTTATTTAAGGTTATGATTGTTAAATAAACCAAAGAAATTGGATGAAAGACCAATTCTTGTTTCCAAGAAGATGATGGAGTTGAAGGATAGTCTCTTCCTATTGAAGAGGGAAAACATTACATATGTAAtccatttgttttgatttttaacCTGACTTTTGATTACTAAATCTCGGTTTATTACTTTACTAATAAAGTGAaatttcatttgattttttcaaCCTCTTTCTAAGGTTTCAATATAGGGAATTTGCTGATATATGGGGCTGACTGAATCCAATCAAGTAGGCTATTACAAGACGTTAATAGCTTAGATGTCAAGAAATGTAGGACGAGAGAAAAGAACTGTTTTGTAGAATCGCTGGTTCAATTCTATACTGTACCGATCGAAACTAACCGGTTCGGTTCTATGATAAAAGGGAGTTAGCTGAAAGATTCGCTGACCTATCAGGACTCATGTGCGACGTGTCACCAACACTTGCTTCCTTCCAAAGCAATAGACAAACCCTCTAAAAACCTAAAAGAtttatttattgaaaaaaacaaattatagaaaaatgAGGTAAAGATACTCGTTGCCGCCTTTCTCTCATCACCTCTAGCCTGATAATAATCGTTTCTCCCTCCTCCAATATTTCAATGCCTCTCTGAACATTCTTGCATTTTCTTGGGGAAACatttctaattttctgatttgtTTCTCCCACCTCCGTTTTTTTGGGACGCTCCAAGAAAACCTCTTCCGGTTTTAATCGGAAGGCGAAGAGACGATCGGcgattttctttgttttttttttctcagatgGCGCCGCGTCTTTTCGCCTGTTTCCGCGTCCACGGATCATCAACTTCCACCGCCGGAAAAGGAATCTCCGGTCATAACGCTGCCGTTGTAGCTGCCGATGTTCCCGCAGGTGACGGACCTGTTCTCGTTCAACTCTTCTCTTCCCAGGGGTGCAAGACTTCTCCGGAGGCGGAGATGCTCGTGTCGCGCCTAGGCCGTGGAGATTTCGACGGTCAGATCCGTCGTGAAGGTGGGGCTGGTTCTCCGGCGATGGTTCTTGTTTTTCACGTTGATTATTGGGATTACTTGGGGTGGAAGGATCCGTACGGGTCGAGCCAATGGACGGTGAGGCAAAAGGCTTACGTCGAGGCGTTGAACCAAGATACGATGTTCACTCCACAGTTTGTGGTTCAAGGTCGCGTCCAGTTCCTTGGCAATGAGGAAGATGCTCTTCTCAGGTCCATCGTTGAAGCGCCTAGGTTTCCTTCTCCGGCGTTTCGGGTGAGTAACTTCATTACATTGCCATGTTTGTTATTATAAATGTGATGACATAAATCTCACACTATACACTATGTTATATAATTCAGAATAATTTACTGTGGAGTCAAAAACATCCAtggataaattaattatatatatcacAAGAATGTAACTGGTTTGGGATTGCTTGTAGCATAACAGAATACAAACACTATATGTCAAAAGCATTATATATTGCTGGTTTGGGATTGCTTTGTCTGCCTCTACCATAAACATGAATTTGACTGTGGTCCAACTATATCTTATTAGGGCTCTTTGAGATAGGCTTTGACACTAGTAAGTAACCTTGTACGTGTGCTTTTAGCTAAATTGTGATAAGATCagtaaattttgaatttgtttctGTTACCAGGCCACATTTCAAAGACCAACCTCAGAAACCCTGCAAGTATCTCTCACGGGAGCATTGAGAATGAAAGTGGACTCGAGCGGGATGGATATAATGGTGGCGCTATACGAGAACGGGATAGTGACTGATTGCCCTCGGGGAGAGAACTCAGGGAGAGTCTTGTCCAATGATTACGTTGTAAGAAAGCTAGAAAAGTTATGCACTGTTAAAGATTTAATGGCGAAGAAGATTGTGTCGGGAACGGCTCATTTCACGGTATGGGATGGGTTCAACAGTGCTAAATGTGGTGTCGCTGTATTTCTACAAAATACTTCTCTTCAAATTTTCGGTACGCAGAGTTTTCAAATGCCTGATGagatttgacaaaaaaaacttctaaatctatt contains these protein-coding regions:
- the LOC108840319 gene encoding uncharacterized protein LOC108840319 isoform X2; its protein translation is MAPRLFACFRVHGSSTSTAGKGISGHNAAVVAADVPAGDGPVLVQLFSSQGCKTSPEAEMLVSRLGRGDFDGQIRREGGAGSPAMVLVFHVDYWDYLGWKDPYGSSQWTVRQKAYVEALNQDTMFTPQFVVQGRVQFLGNEEDALLRSIVEAPRFPSPAFRATFQRPTSETLQVSLTGALRMKVDSSGMDIMVALYENGIVTDCPRGENSGRVLSNDYVVRKLEKLCTVKDLMAKKIVSGTAHFTVWDGFNSAKCGVAVFLQNTSLQIFGTQSFQMPDEI
- the LOC108840319 gene encoding uncharacterized protein LOC108840319 isoform X1 — its product is MAPRLFACFRVHGSSTSTAGKGISGHNAAVVAADVPAGDGPVLVQLFSSQGCKTSPEAEMLVSRLGRGDFDGQIRREGGAGSPAMVLVFHVDYWDYLGWKDPYGSSQWTVRQKAYVEALNQDTMFTPQFVVQGRVQFLGNEEDALLRSIVEAPRFPSPAFRATFQRPTSETLQVSLTGALRMKVDSSGMDIMVALYENGIVTDCPRGENSGRVLSNDYVVRKLEKLCTVKDLMAKKIVSGTAHFTVWDGFNSAKCGVAVFLQNTSLQIFDMFAQLTHSNTNEL